In Epinephelus fuscoguttatus linkage group LG6, E.fuscoguttatus.final_Chr_v1, the DNA window AATGTGGAGAGATCACACACTTCATGTTCTTCCAACTAAATTTAGCTACCGACGTTTTGGCGCAGAGCCTTCGTACCAGCATGGCTATGGTCTGCCTCTCTCGAGACCATGTATTATATTTGTCGTCCAAATGCCATTcattattaaaaacacacttccCAGGCATTTGCGGATTAGCATGTTAGACATTCCTGCCCCTAACTAGCTGCATACGCAAATGTGTATCACGTGATATAAGTAATGTTTCAACGGTCATGCAGTGCGGATCTAGAGCTTAAAATAGTAATACAAAACCTAGACACATTTTCAACAATAGCTGAAAACCATGAATAATCAAAATGTTTCCAAATCATTCTGCTAAATCCAAATAATTTTCAGGGttagaaaacagtttttctaatttcataacttttccaggaatttcaGGAACTTCGTCTATGTACAAATATAATATTTGGTGATTTAATTAGACGACTTGTCAAATACTGTGAGTAAAGATGTGCATAATTTTTACTTAGAAAACAACCAGAATTAAAGCATCTCGCTTGTCGTAATTTCATGATTAATTACTTTTCATTTTATGATAGCATTGGGAGTTTGGGATTTGACAACCCATACACACAAATTAAGAGGCAGATGTCTGAGTGATCACGTTGCTATCTCATCTGTAAAACTATCAATACTGGACAGATTAATTTCATCATTTATTCTATCTTGATTAGACAAgaattttatgttactgtaaatgTGAACAGTGGAAACTTTAAGttctttttctgtatttaacAAGGTTGCCGACAGTTTTGAATACTGAGATAACTGAGAAGCATAACATGTAAACACACCCTGCAGATCACACTGTCCCTGCCACATTACTGCTGAAAAGCATCATGGGAAGGCCTGAGAAGTTGTTTGTAAAGGAAGGAAAATCAACTGCAGGTAAGAATTTATAGAACAACAGGAAGCTATCAGTACTCCCTGCCCAAGTGTCTCTAATTCTCGATACCCAACCTTACTGGCAGTACACTGCAGCAGGACTACTGCCTGCTTCAACAAGCCCTCTGGGACAGCAGAGGCGTTCCTCCTCTACGCCCGGGCCCAAATGCTCAGTATCTGTTTTCACTCACGGCCACACACCTCTTCAAGCCTGTTCTTTGTCAACTTTCCATAACTGTTCCTTGACCTCCGTGGGCAGGGTGTTGAAAAGGTCCTCCTCCACCACAAGGCCGGTCCTCTTTAGCTGTCGGCACTCGCCCAGCTCCACGGGAAGACCCTCCAGACGGTTTCCTCTCAGCTCTAGCTGTGTCAGCCCAGTCAGCTCTCCAAACCGCGACGGCAGAGACTGCAGGCAATTGTTCCCCAAGTTCAAAGTGCGAAGCTTCTTGCACTGGAACAGCTCATTAGGCAGGCTCTCAATCTTTGTTTCAAGGTGGGGTGATGGGAGGGAAACGGAGAGATAAAAAATGTATAACTCAAACATCACTCAGCAGTAAACGAACCATAAATGATTACAAAAAAATCTGATGtacaataaataaagattaaactgaTGGAAAACTGATTATTTAAGTACTCACCCTGTTGGCTGTAACTGCCAGATACTGAAGATTCTGGAGGAAGCCAATGTCTGTGGGGATGTAGGTGAGGTTGTTATGGCTCAGGTCCAGGAAACGCAGCTTGCGGCAATAAAACAACTGGCTGGGGATCTTCTCGATCTTGTTTCTGTTCAGGTAAAGTTTCTCCAGGTTGGTCAGCGTGCCAATCTGGATGGGAATATAGGCGATCTGGTTGTACCAGAGCTTAAGGCAGACAAGCCGATGAAGGTGCTGGAAGCTGATGATCTCCTCAATGGTCTTCAGGTTGTTGTCCTTCAGATCAATCTCCTGCAAGTTGTGCAAGCTGAAGATTGAGTGCGGTATGCGTTCGAGATCACAGCGAATGAGCTCCAGTTCTGTTAGGTTCACCATCTTCTTTAGGCTGTTGAGCACCATGAGCTTGGTGCCTTCGTTATTGATGGAGAGCTTCTGGAGGTGCATGCCCACATCAGTCACCACCTGAGGTAGCTTGGTGAGATTGCTCTTCAGACGAAGAACTTTGAGCCTCTTGAGCTCCCGGAGTCCATCGATGACAATGTAACGGTTGTTCTCCGCACTGAGATTCCCTGTCAGATGAAGCTCGCTGAGATTCTTCAGACTGTAAATCCATAAGGGAATCTCTTTGATGTCAGTGAACTTGATGTGCAGGGACTTCAAGTTCTCACGCAAAAACGCCAAAGCAGGAGCTTCGATTTTGGCTGGTGTGTGGTAAAGCCACATCTCTCGCAGGTTGACCAGCTGAGCGATGATGGGCGGGATGGTGACATCAGGGATCAGCTCCAGCTTCAGAACCTCCAGCTCCATCAGGTCAAATACTGTGTCTGGGATGCCGCTCAGCATGAAAAGGTGCAACTCAAGCTTCTCCTGAGAGTTCTTGGTAATCCTCTGCCTGAGCTTGTCCAGTGTCCACTC includes these proteins:
- the lrrc8ab gene encoding volume-regulated anion channel subunit LRRC8A produces the protein MIPITELRYFVDTQPAYRILKPWWDVFTDYISIVMLMISVFGGTLQVTQDKMICLPCKWVVNETCKKNFNATLSASLFLEPRGIQYDLDRHQYNYVDAVCYENRLHWFAKYFPYLVLLHTLIFLACSNFWFKFPRTSSKLEHFVSILLKCFDSPWTTRALSETVVEESDPKPMKMNGSMDHKESVISEDVEASVPMLQRTKTRFEQGIVDRTETGVLDKKEGEQAKALFEKVKKFRIHVEEGDIVYRLYIRQTIIKVIKFILIICYTGYYVHDIKFSVDCSVNIESLTGYSVYRCAHPLATLFKILACFYISLVVVYGLICMYTLCWMLRRSLKKYSFESIREESSYSDIPDVKNDFAFMMHMIDQYDPLYSKRFAVFLSEVSENKLRQLNLNNEWTLDKLRQRITKNSQEKLELHLFMLSGIPDTVFDLMELEVLKLELIPDVTIPPIIAQLVNLREMWLYHTPAKIEAPALAFLRENLKSLHIKFTDIKEIPLWIYSLKNLSELHLTGNLSAENNRYIVIDGLRELKRLKVLRLKSNLTKLPQVVTDVGMHLQKLSINNEGTKLMVLNSLKKMVNLTELELIRCDLERIPHSIFSLHNLQEIDLKDNNLKTIEEIISFQHLHRLVCLKLWYNQIAYIPIQIGTLTNLEKLYLNRNKIEKIPSQLFYCRKLRFLDLSHNNLTYIPTDIGFLQNLQYLAVTANRIESLPNELFQCKKLRTLNLGNNCLQSLPSRFGELTGLTQLELRGNRLEGLPVELGECRQLKRTGLVVEEDLFNTLPTEVKEQLWKVDKEQA